The Deinococcota bacterium nucleotide sequence AGGAGGCGGTAGCCAGGGGGCTTAAGCCCGTTCTGGCCGGGCGCGACCAGGCGAGGCTCGTCGCGCAGGCTGAGGCGCTAGGCCTTGACTGTCGCGCCTTTGCGCTCGACGAGCCCAGGGTGATCGAAAGGGCACTCGAGGACGTGCCGGTGGTTCTCCACTGCGCCGGCCCCTTCTCGCGCACCTCCAAGCCGATAGTGGATGCCTGCCTCAGGACCGGTACGCACTACCTCGATATCACCGGGGAGATCGCCGTCTTCGAAGCGGTGGCGCGGCGCGGCGCCGAGGCCGAGGCGGCGGGGGTGATGCTCCTGCCGGGCGCGGGCTTCGACGTGGTGCCGTCGGACTGCCTGGCGGCTTACCTGGGGGCACAGCTGCCCACGGCCAGCCATCTCGCGCTGGCCTTTCAGGGCGTGGGCAGCAGGATGTCGCGAGGCACGGCGACGACGATGTTGGAGGGCCTGCACCTGGGCGGCGCTGTTCGCGAGAACGGCAAGATCGTGCGCGTGCCTGCCGCTTACAAGGTCCGCGAGATCGACTTCGGCCGCGGCCCGACGACGGCCGTGACCATCCCCTGGGGCGACAGTGTAGGGCCACTAGGCCCCCGCTAGTGCGGGTACTACGTGACCACGGCCTACCACAGCACGGGCATCCCCACCATCGAGGTCTATACCGCACTGCCCCGCCGGGCGCCGCTCGCCCTCAGGGCGAGCCGCTACGCAGGCCGGCTCCTGGGCAGTTCGCTCGTCCAGCGCTTTCTCAGGGGGCGCATCCAGAGGCAGCCGCCCGGTCCCAGCGAGGAGGAGCGCCGCCGGGGCAAGAGTCTCCTCTGGGGCGAGGTGAAGGACGGCCGGGGCGAGCGGGTGGCGGCCCGCCTCAGCGGTCCCGAAGGCTACAGCATGACAGTAGGGACGGCGCTCTTAATCCTCGAAAAGGTCCTGGCCGGAGACGTGAAACCCGGTTTCCAAACGCCGTCACGCGCCTACGGCGCCGGCTTCATCTTGGGTCTGGACGGCGTGACACGGGAACTCGCGCCTTGAAAGAGCGCGTCCTCGTGTCCTGGAGCGGCGGCAAGGACAGCATGATGGCGCTCCAGGCGATCTTGAGCGAGGGGCGTTACGAGGTCGCCGCGCTGCTCACGACCGTCACCGAACCCTACGGCCGGATCAGCATGCACGGCGTCAGGCGTTCCCTGCTGGAGAGACAGGCCGAGGCGCTGGGGCTGCCGCTCGAGCAGGTAGCCATCACCGCCCACCCCAGCAACAGCAACTACGAGACCAGGATGCTGGCGGCGCTCGAGGAGTGGCGAAACAGGGACGTTCAGGCCGCCGTCTTCGGCGACCTCTTTCTCGAGGATATCCGCCACTACCGCGAAAGCCTGCTTGCAAACCTGGGCATGAGAGCGGTCTTTCCCCTCTGGGGCCAGGACAGCCTGGCGCTCGCCCGGAACTTCACCGGCCAAGGCT carries:
- a CDS encoding adenine nucleotide alpha hydrolase, which encodes MKERVLVSWSGGKDSMMALQAILSEGRYEVAALLTTVTEPYGRISMHGVRRSLLERQAEALGLPLEQVAITAHPSNSNYETRMLAALEEWRNRDVQAAVFGDLFLEDIRHYRESLLANLGMRAVFPLWGQDSLALARNFTGQGFRAVITCVDTQTLAGSFAGRDYGEPFLADLPVGVDPCGENGEFHSFVYSGPLLQRNIAHRRGEHVLRDGRFMYCDLLPTETDMGR